The Mycolicibacterium flavescens genome has a segment encoding these proteins:
- the fabG3_3 gene encoding dehydrogenase: MTGDRVALVTGAARGQGAAITKRLLQDGFRVAACDVRMDELRATIADLGDEVIPVELDVTSPEQWQAAVSQVVDRFGGLSTLINNAGVLHRCSLDDETPEAFESSWRFNCLGPFLGIKAALEHLRRAAGPVIVNTVSTGAIRPFPNHAAYGSSKWALRGLTQAVAAELAGAGIRVNAVFPGPIETPMLDPATQQRLTATLGRIGKPDEVANVVAFLVSEQASFMTGAEVVVDGGQCLRIG; this comes from the coding sequence GTGACGGGCGATCGCGTCGCGCTGGTGACCGGCGCCGCACGCGGGCAGGGCGCGGCGATCACGAAACGCCTGCTCCAGGACGGATTCCGGGTCGCGGCATGTGACGTGCGGATGGACGAATTGCGGGCGACGATCGCCGACCTCGGCGACGAGGTGATCCCGGTCGAACTCGACGTCACCTCGCCCGAGCAGTGGCAAGCCGCCGTGAGCCAGGTGGTCGACCGGTTCGGGGGGTTGTCGACGCTGATCAACAACGCCGGGGTGCTGCATCGTTGCTCCCTCGACGACGAAACACCCGAGGCGTTCGAAAGCAGTTGGCGGTTCAACTGTCTGGGCCCGTTCCTCGGAATCAAGGCAGCACTGGAGCATCTCCGGCGGGCAGCGGGGCCCGTGATCGTCAACACCGTCAGCACCGGTGCCATCCGGCCCTTCCCGAACCACGCCGCGTACGGATCGTCGAAGTGGGCGTTGCGCGGGCTGACCCAGGCCGTCGCCGCTGAACTCGCCGGGGCCGGCATTCGGGTCAATGCGGTGTTCCCGGGCCCGATCGAAACCCCGATGCTCGACCCCGCCACACAGCAGCGGCTGACCGCGACGCTCGGCCGGATCGGGAAACCCGACGAGGTCGCGAACGTGGTCGCCTTTCTGGTCTCCGAGCAGGCGTCCTTCATGACGGGAGCCGAAGTCGTCGTGGATGGAGGGCAATGCCTTCGAATCGGGTGA
- the garL_1 gene encoding 2,4-dihydroxyhept-2-ene-1,7-dioic acid aldolase, with protein sequence MTSRIQQALATREHVWGGWVVGPTIMGPEEFAQAGYDYVGFDVQHGYLGDADVALLLRRLEHVRIATAVRLPSADPAPIGRVLDAGADAVIIAMVESPEQAAAAVAATRYPPAGVRSYGPLRADVGRDPAEHEARAGVFAMIESVRGLAAVDEICAVPGVTGVYVGPNDLAIALGHAPAAAWTATPVTDALARIQSSAAASGVIAGIHAGKNGRAMADMGYRMLTVASESQALRRGAEEILKDSQ encoded by the coding sequence ATGACCAGCAGAATTCAGCAGGCCCTCGCCACCCGTGAGCACGTGTGGGGAGGATGGGTGGTCGGGCCGACCATCATGGGCCCCGAAGAATTCGCCCAGGCCGGCTACGACTATGTCGGATTCGACGTGCAGCACGGGTATCTGGGCGACGCCGATGTCGCGCTGTTGTTGCGTCGCCTCGAACACGTCCGGATCGCGACGGCGGTGCGGTTACCCTCTGCCGACCCCGCACCTATCGGCCGTGTGCTCGACGCGGGCGCCGACGCCGTCATCATCGCGATGGTGGAATCGCCGGAGCAGGCCGCCGCGGCCGTCGCGGCGACCCGGTACCCACCCGCGGGGGTGCGCAGCTACGGGCCGCTGCGCGCCGACGTCGGGCGCGATCCGGCCGAACACGAAGCCCGCGCGGGGGTGTTCGCGATGATCGAGAGCGTGCGGGGACTGGCCGCGGTCGACGAGATCTGCGCGGTGCCCGGGGTGACGGGGGTGTACGTCGGCCCCAACGATCTGGCGATCGCGCTCGGGCACGCCCCGGCCGCGGCCTGGACCGCGACGCCCGTCACGGACGCGCTCGCTCGTATCCAGTCCAGCGCCGCCGCGTCGGGCGTGATCGCCGGCATCCACGCCGGCAAGAATGGAAGGGCCATGGCCGACATGGGGTATCGCATGCTCACGGTCGCGTCGGAGTCTCAGGCGTTGCGGCGCGGCGCCGAGGAGATCCTCAAGGATTCCCAGTGA
- the idnD gene encoding theronine dehydrogenase-like Zn-dependent dehydrogenase, translated as MWSYRLVAPYTFERQDIPETTPESLADQQVLLRFRAAGVCGSDLPPFRGVRGKIAGDRGVSAAEMPGFPIHEVVGEVIASRHRSHGVGDWVVGWASGFDGLMQHVVADGDGLAYYDHNLSPQHAVALQPLACVLYAVEQLPKLRGLHVAVIGQGSIGLLFSYAAKAFGARRVTGVDPVDRDVVGKEFGVDTIVRATSDRWVSHLEPGDRPDVVIEAVGHQVATLGHAIEAAAPGGTVFYFGVPDDDSYPISMRTMLRNNLTLKSGVTLDRRRMLAAANEFVRHHPDLLPTYVTHTFGVDDAQAAFELACRPAPDRIKIAIVE; from the coding sequence ATGTGGTCCTATCGACTGGTCGCGCCGTACACCTTCGAGCGCCAAGACATTCCGGAGACAACGCCGGAGTCGTTGGCAGATCAGCAGGTGCTGCTGCGCTTTCGCGCGGCGGGGGTCTGCGGTAGCGACCTGCCGCCGTTCCGGGGTGTTCGCGGCAAGATCGCAGGCGATCGGGGGGTGAGCGCGGCCGAGATGCCGGGCTTCCCGATCCACGAGGTCGTCGGCGAGGTGATCGCCAGTAGGCATCGCAGCCACGGTGTGGGGGACTGGGTCGTCGGCTGGGCGTCCGGCTTCGACGGCCTGATGCAACATGTCGTCGCCGACGGCGACGGGCTGGCCTACTACGACCATAATCTGAGCCCGCAGCATGCCGTTGCCCTGCAGCCGCTGGCGTGTGTGCTGTATGCGGTCGAACAGTTGCCCAAACTCAGAGGCCTGCACGTCGCGGTGATCGGGCAGGGCTCGATCGGTCTGCTGTTCTCCTATGCGGCAAAGGCGTTCGGCGCACGTCGCGTCACCGGCGTCGACCCGGTCGACCGCGACGTGGTGGGCAAGGAGTTCGGCGTGGACACGATCGTGCGCGCCACCAGCGACCGGTGGGTGAGCCACCTCGAGCCCGGCGACCGGCCCGATGTGGTCATCGAAGCCGTCGGGCACCAGGTCGCCACCCTCGGTCACGCGATCGAGGCGGCCGCGCCGGGTGGGACCGTGTTCTATTTCGGTGTGCCCGACGACGACAGCTATCCGATCAGCATGCGCACCATGCTGCGCAACAACTTGACGCTGAAGTCCGGTGTGACCCTGGACCGGCGACGGATGCTGGCCGCTGCCAACGAGTTCGTCCGGCACCACCCCGATCTGCTGCCGACTTATGTGACACACACATTCGGCGTCGACGATGCCCAGGCCGCGTTCGAACTCGCGTGCCGCCCGGCGCCGGACCGCATCAAGATCGCGATCGTCGAATGA
- a CDS encoding cytochrome P450, whose product MNMTVLETFSYDPFDPAVMADPLPFYRALRDRHPVYFVEKWDTYALSRFEDIWRVLEVNDGTFVSSEGTLPAATVLAKHNDGPVPDPALHPMPFHANFDAPIYDTVRRCTSPPFRPRSAGKLADRIRQLANERLDELLPRGAFDLTQDYGGIVAASMVCELLGLPVDLAADVLATVNAGSLAQPGSGVEVANARPGYLEYLIPIIQRSRTTPGENPIADNLIEYRLPDGSAFTDVEAATQLLGIFIGGTETVPKIVAHGLWELGLRPDQLSAVRSDVDNHVLVAREEMIRYCAPAQWFARTVRKPFTMHGTTIRPGQRIISLLASANRDEREYSDPDTFIWDRPIERLLAFGRGQHFCLGVHLARLEIGIMVTEWLKRVGDWRIDGEAASRPPSSFQWGWSSVPVEVHAEGV is encoded by the coding sequence ATGAACATGACTGTTCTCGAGACGTTCTCCTATGATCCGTTCGACCCGGCGGTGATGGCCGACCCGCTGCCGTTCTATCGGGCGCTGCGCGATCGGCACCCGGTGTACTTCGTCGAGAAATGGGACACCTACGCCCTTTCGCGTTTCGAGGACATCTGGCGGGTGTTGGAGGTCAACGACGGCACGTTCGTTTCCTCCGAGGGAACCCTGCCCGCGGCAACGGTTCTCGCGAAGCACAACGACGGGCCCGTGCCCGACCCGGCGCTGCATCCGATGCCCTTCCACGCGAACTTCGACGCGCCGATCTACGACACCGTGCGACGCTGCACATCGCCCCCGTTCCGGCCGAGGTCGGCCGGCAAGTTGGCCGACCGCATCCGTCAACTGGCCAACGAGCGCCTCGACGAGTTGCTGCCGCGCGGCGCCTTCGACCTGACCCAGGACTACGGCGGCATCGTCGCCGCGTCCATGGTCTGCGAATTGCTCGGATTGCCGGTGGATCTCGCGGCCGACGTGCTGGCGACCGTCAACGCGGGCAGCCTCGCGCAGCCGGGCAGCGGGGTCGAGGTGGCCAATGCACGGCCGGGTTACCTGGAGTACCTGATTCCGATCATCCAGCGCAGCAGGACCACGCCCGGCGAGAACCCGATCGCCGACAACCTGATCGAGTACCGGCTGCCGGACGGCTCGGCGTTCACCGATGTCGAGGCCGCCACCCAGTTGCTCGGGATCTTCATCGGCGGAACCGAAACGGTGCCGAAGATCGTCGCACACGGCCTCTGGGAGCTGGGCCTTCGGCCCGATCAGCTGTCCGCCGTGCGCAGCGACGTCGACAACCATGTTCTCGTCGCGCGCGAGGAGATGATCCGCTATTGCGCGCCCGCGCAATGGTTTGCACGCACCGTGCGTAAGCCGTTCACCATGCACGGCACCACAATTCGACCAGGGCAACGGATCATTTCACTGCTGGCGTCGGCCAACCGTGACGAACGCGAATACTCCGATCCGGACACGTTCATCTGGGACCGTCCCATCGAGCGCCTGCTGGCCTTCGGTCGCGGACAACACTTCTGCCTCGGGGTGCACCTGGCGCGGTTGGAGATCGGCATCATGGTGACCGAATGGCTCAAGCGGGTCGGAGACTGGCGCATCGACGGTGAGGCCGCGTCCCGGCCGCCGTCGAGTTTTCAGTGGGGCTGGAGCAGTGTTCCTGTCGAGGTCCACGCGGAGGGTGTGTGA
- a CDS encoding cytochrome P450 130, with translation MKKYYGHTLLYLHETIALGSGRSGGFSEVFGDVYQPMMADLGARLFAIWETTPYNGHWPQVTIIWEIDTFADYARIGKAQARGGSHEEAAAKWSTYLAEIGASGEGRIMYAGKYNRTLAQLQEANFGAGLVIQEIMQTKPGRQDDYIRELERLYVPWSERTGKRWLGSFITTFRFNEVIHYWALDDDWDCFANHYPSWKDSPPVEIVTWMSVAPALRDGWEDSILAALPPSPLR, from the coding sequence ATGAAGAAGTACTACGGTCACACGCTGCTCTATCTCCACGAGACCATCGCGCTCGGTTCCGGCCGGTCCGGCGGGTTCAGTGAGGTTTTTGGCGACGTGTACCAGCCGATGATGGCCGACCTCGGCGCGCGGCTGTTCGCGATCTGGGAGACGACGCCGTACAACGGCCACTGGCCGCAGGTGACGATCATCTGGGAGATCGACACGTTCGCCGACTATGCGCGCATCGGCAAGGCGCAGGCCAGGGGCGGCAGCCATGAGGAAGCCGCAGCGAAGTGGTCGACATACCTCGCCGAGATCGGCGCCTCGGGTGAGGGCCGCATCATGTACGCGGGTAAATACAATCGGACACTCGCGCAGCTGCAGGAGGCGAACTTCGGTGCCGGGCTGGTGATCCAGGAGATCATGCAGACCAAACCCGGCCGCCAGGACGACTACATCCGCGAACTGGAACGCCTCTACGTGCCGTGGTCGGAACGTACCGGAAAGCGTTGGCTCGGTTCGTTCATCACGACCTTCCGCTTCAACGAGGTCATCCATTACTGGGCGCTCGACGACGACTGGGACTGCTTCGCCAACCACTACCCGTCGTGGAAGGACAGCCCGCCCGTCGAGATCGTCACCTGGATGAGCGTCGCGCCCGCGCTGCGCGACGGCTGGGAAGACTCCATCCTGGCCGCCCTCCCACCGTCACCGCTGCGATGA
- the gnl gene encoding Senescence marker protein-30, whose amino-acid sequence MTPTPLAKGFCFGEGPRWFEGLLWFSDMLGEAVHTVDLNGDLTTLPLPGHAPAGLGFRPDGSLLISSTEARQVLRYDGENVTAIADLSAIVPAPLGDMVVDRTGRAYVGSPAREQGVIVRLDPDDTFTVVADGLDFPNGMVITTDGTTLIVAESTGRRLTAYSLAGDGALSDRRIFADKLDGPPDGICLDAEGAVWAAMTLAGQFERITEGGGVTDRIDIGERIAIACALGGPERRTLFLLSSTDAYPQRLKGTKLSRLDATTVDIPGAGLP is encoded by the coding sequence ATGACTCCGACGCCGCTGGCGAAGGGGTTCTGCTTCGGCGAGGGCCCGCGCTGGTTCGAAGGTCTGCTCTGGTTCTCCGACATGCTTGGCGAAGCGGTGCACACCGTCGACCTCAACGGTGATCTGACGACGCTGCCCCTTCCGGGACATGCGCCCGCCGGCCTCGGATTTCGCCCCGACGGGTCGTTGCTGATCTCCTCCACCGAGGCGCGCCAGGTGCTGCGCTACGACGGCGAGAACGTCACGGCGATCGCCGACCTGTCCGCGATCGTCCCGGCCCCACTCGGCGACATGGTCGTCGACCGCACCGGGCGCGCTTACGTCGGCTCCCCGGCCCGCGAACAGGGAGTGATCGTGCGGCTCGATCCCGACGACACGTTCACCGTCGTCGCCGACGGCCTCGACTTCCCGAACGGGATGGTCATCACCACCGACGGCACAACGCTGATCGTCGCCGAGTCGACCGGACGCCGACTGACCGCGTACTCCCTTGCAGGTGACGGCGCACTGTCCGATCGCCGCATCTTCGCCGACAAGCTCGACGGACCACCGGACGGCATCTGCCTCGACGCCGAGGGCGCCGTGTGGGCCGCGATGACGCTGGCCGGTCAGTTCGAGCGGATCACCGAAGGCGGCGGCGTCACCGACCGCATCGACATCGGCGAGCGCATCGCGATCGCCTGCGCGCTCGGCGGTCCCGAGCGTCGCACCCTTTTTCTGTTGTCCAGCACCGACGCGTATCCACAGCGGCTCAAAGGCACCAAGCTGTCGCGCCTCGATGCGACCACCGTCGACATACCGGGAGCCGGGCTACCGTGA
- a CDS encoding Protein of uncharacterised function (DUF3705), with translation MSDSYYELIDDADPLGEKFRATDLVRSTWSAAIQHGAPVSAILVRALKRCEARDDTRLSRVLIDLLGGVPAEGDLWVRSRIERSGKQIELVSSELLAARPDGDPRPVARASGWRLKTVDTHAVQHAPQPPLRPLSEAKSRDMKKDWDRNYVHSLDWRWLTEPLCEGPGESWIRPEVDLVKGEAMTPLERLFAVADDANGIGTKLDIRRWTFMNTDLVVHVHRIPEGEWIGIRAETSYGPDGIGTTLGTLFDETGAVGAIQQSVLVRPMPQR, from the coding sequence GTGAGCGATTCCTATTACGAGCTCATCGACGACGCCGATCCGCTCGGCGAGAAGTTCCGCGCGACCGACCTGGTCCGCAGCACCTGGTCGGCCGCGATCCAGCACGGAGCGCCGGTGTCTGCCATCCTGGTTCGCGCGCTCAAACGCTGCGAGGCCCGCGACGACACCCGCTTGAGCCGGGTGCTGATCGACCTGCTCGGCGGTGTTCCCGCCGAGGGTGATCTGTGGGTGCGGTCGCGAATCGAGCGCTCGGGCAAGCAGATCGAACTCGTCAGCTCCGAACTGCTGGCTGCGAGGCCGGACGGGGACCCGCGGCCCGTCGCGCGGGCCAGCGGGTGGCGGTTGAAGACCGTCGACACCCACGCCGTACAGCATGCGCCGCAACCTCCTCTGCGTCCGCTGTCCGAGGCGAAAAGCCGTGACATGAAGAAGGACTGGGATCGCAACTACGTGCACAGCCTCGACTGGCGGTGGCTGACCGAACCGCTGTGCGAGGGGCCCGGCGAGTCGTGGATCCGCCCGGAGGTCGACTTGGTCAAAGGCGAGGCCATGACCCCGCTGGAGCGGTTGTTCGCGGTGGCCGACGACGCCAACGGCATCGGGACCAAGCTGGACATCCGCCGCTGGACGTTCATGAACACCGATCTCGTCGTGCACGTGCACCGGATCCCGGAGGGCGAGTGGATCGGTATCCGCGCCGAGACCAGCTACGGGCCCGACGGCATCGGTACGACGCTCGGCACGCTGTTCGACGAGACCGGCGCGGTCGGCGCGATCCAGCAGTCCGTGCTCGTCCGGCCGATGCCCCAGCGCTGA
- a CDS encoding trypsin-like serine protease with C-terminal PDZ domain translates to MCLVAIGVTGCGAIRGSFDLVAEEPTPIAITTLAAPDATLADSAVVAEAARSVVKIHTEALQCARTVDGSGVVVAPNRVMSAAHTVAGADVVRVWAGDREIPATVVVFDPAMDVAVLDVPDLQAPTLAMDQHTAVIGADALVLGYPGGGPFVATPARIRRVMELLGPDIYRTTTVNREVYVIRGPIRRGGSGGPLIDLNGHVLGISFGAAIDDPETGFVLTAKQVSATVTDGARANIPVATGACTP, encoded by the coding sequence GTGTGCCTGGTCGCGATCGGCGTGACCGGCTGCGGCGCGATCAGGGGATCGTTCGACCTCGTCGCCGAGGAGCCCACTCCGATCGCGATCACTACGCTCGCCGCACCCGATGCCACGCTGGCCGACAGCGCTGTCGTCGCAGAGGCGGCGCGCAGCGTCGTGAAGATCCACACGGAGGCCCTGCAGTGCGCGAGGACGGTGGACGGCAGCGGGGTCGTCGTCGCACCGAACCGGGTGATGTCGGCCGCACACACCGTGGCGGGCGCGGACGTCGTCAGAGTCTGGGCGGGCGACCGGGAGATACCGGCCACCGTCGTGGTTTTCGACCCGGCGATGGACGTCGCCGTGCTCGACGTGCCCGACCTGCAAGCCCCCACGCTGGCGATGGACCAGCACACCGCCGTCATCGGCGCCGATGCCCTCGTGCTCGGATATCCGGGGGGAGGGCCGTTCGTGGCCACCCCTGCGCGAATCCGCAGGGTCATGGAGCTTCTCGGGCCGGACATCTACCGCACCACGACGGTGAACCGCGAGGTCTACGTCATCAGGGGCCCGATCCGGCGCGGCGGTTCCGGTGGACCGCTCATCGACCTGAACGGCCACGTGCTCGGCATCAGCTTCGGGGCGGCCATCGACGACCCCGAGACCGGTTTCGTGCTCACCGCCAAGCAGGTCTCGGCGACGGTGACCGACGGGGCGCGCGCGAACATCCCGGTCGCGACCGGCGCCTGCACGCCCTGA
- the subB_4 gene encoding ferredoxin, with product MRVEVDLDRCTGHGICESIAEELFEVRDDGIVLIHEPERPESDRDRMLQAVTQCPAAALRLID from the coding sequence ATGCGCGTCGAAGTCGATCTGGACCGGTGCACCGGACACGGGATCTGCGAGTCGATCGCCGAGGAGTTGTTCGAGGTGCGTGACGACGGTATCGTGCTGATCCACGAGCCCGAACGTCCGGAGTCCGACAGGGACCGGATGCTGCAGGCTGTGACGCAGTGCCCGGCCGCGGCGTTGCGCTTGATCGACTAG
- a CDS encoding cytochrome P450: MTSAREYSAVDITSEKFWSRPFAVRDETFARLRAADGLSWHPPLPSMFGIEEPGFWALTRRADIAYVSQHPELFTSAQGVALNPMPAEIQRFASFFLTMDPPQHTVYRRLISSAFTPRNVRLIEEQIHKNAVTIVENLVGAGEVEFVSACSAQLPMLTIMDMLGVASADQPAVAYAAEKLFGMSDDEYATEDERVADPVAQIALLSNTGVELAKFRRTHPGDDLMTSIVNAEVDGHRLTDEEIGAFLILLASAGNDTTKQATTHAMMALVDNPDQRDWLMADFDGRIGLAIEEFVRWSSPVLQFARFVTEDTEINGQPVKAGDKVALFYCSANRDEAAFADPAAFDLSRSPNPHLGFGGGGPHFCLGSQLAKAELRNLFRELLTRLTTIEFGEPDLLYSSFVHGVKRLPAVVR, translated from the coding sequence GTGACATCAGCCCGCGAATACAGCGCTGTCGACATCACGTCGGAAAAGTTCTGGAGTCGGCCCTTCGCCGTGCGCGACGAGACGTTCGCGCGGCTGCGAGCCGCCGACGGGCTGTCCTGGCATCCTCCGCTGCCTTCCATGTTCGGAATCGAGGAGCCCGGCTTCTGGGCGCTGACGCGGCGCGCCGACATCGCCTACGTCAGCCAGCATCCCGAACTGTTCACCTCGGCTCAGGGCGTCGCGCTGAACCCGATGCCCGCCGAGATTCAGCGGTTCGCCTCGTTCTTCTTGACCATGGACCCGCCGCAGCACACCGTGTACCGCCGGCTGATCAGCTCGGCGTTCACGCCCCGCAACGTGCGGCTGATCGAGGAACAGATCCACAAGAACGCGGTCACCATCGTCGAAAACCTGGTCGGCGCAGGCGAAGTCGAGTTCGTGTCGGCATGCTCGGCGCAACTGCCGATGCTGACGATCATGGACATGCTCGGCGTGGCCAGCGCCGACCAGCCCGCCGTCGCCTACGCCGCGGAGAAATTGTTCGGCATGAGCGACGACGAGTACGCCACCGAGGATGAGCGCGTCGCCGACCCGGTCGCACAGATCGCGCTGTTGTCGAACACCGGCGTCGAGCTGGCCAAGTTCCGGCGCACCCACCCCGGCGACGACCTGATGACGAGCATCGTCAACGCCGAGGTCGACGGCCACCGGCTGACCGACGAGGAGATCGGGGCCTTCCTGATCCTGCTCGCCTCGGCCGGCAACGACACCACCAAGCAGGCGACGACGCACGCGATGATGGCGCTGGTCGACAACCCGGACCAGCGCGACTGGTTGATGGCGGACTTCGACGGCCGGATCGGTTTGGCGATCGAGGAATTCGTCCGCTGGTCCTCGCCGGTCCTGCAGTTCGCGCGCTTCGTCACCGAGGACACCGAGATCAACGGCCAGCCGGTCAAGGCCGGGGACAAGGTCGCGCTGTTCTACTGCTCGGCCAACCGCGACGAGGCCGCCTTCGCCGACCCCGCCGCATTCGACCTTTCCCGTTCGCCCAACCCGCACCTCGGGTTCGGCGGCGGAGGCCCGCATTTCTGCCTGGGAAGCCAGCTGGCCAAAGCCGAGTTGCGAAACCTGTTCCGAGAGTTGCTGACTCGGTTGACGACGATCGAGTTCGGCGAACCCGACCTGCTGTACAGCAGTTTCGTGCACGGCGTCAAACGGCTGCCCGCCGTCGTTCGCTAG
- a CDS encoding transcriptional regulator, whose product MTVPVADADSSTRERILAATAEVLGRHGMTKLSLSEVALQAQVSRPTLYRWFASKRDLLDAFVVWERQYYERAVAEATAGLPPSERLDAALRVIVDYQQSYPGLRMIDIEPEQVIKRLSRVIPLMRQRLERLATGPDPGLAVATAVRVAVSHYLVRSDDDADFLAQLRHAVRVKHPTS is encoded by the coding sequence ATGACGGTGCCGGTAGCCGACGCAGACTCTTCGACGCGCGAACGCATCCTCGCCGCGACCGCGGAAGTACTGGGCCGCCACGGCATGACCAAGCTCAGCCTCTCCGAGGTCGCACTGCAGGCGCAGGTCTCCCGTCCCACTCTCTACCGTTGGTTCGCCTCCAAGCGTGACCTGCTCGACGCGTTCGTGGTGTGGGAACGCCAGTACTACGAACGTGCGGTGGCCGAGGCGACGGCGGGCCTGCCTCCCAGCGAACGGCTCGACGCGGCGCTGCGGGTGATCGTCGACTACCAGCAGTCATATCCGGGTCTGCGGATGATCGACATCGAACCCGAGCAGGTGATCAAACGGCTCTCCCGGGTGATTCCGTTGATGCGCCAGCGCCTGGAACGGCTGGCCACCGGACCCGATCCCGGTCTTGCCGTGGCGACGGCGGTGCGGGTCGCGGTGTCGCACTATCTGGTGCGCAGCGACGACGACGCCGACTTCCTCGCGCAGCTACGCCACGCGGTGCGGGTCAAGCACCCGACGTCTTGA